From Priestia filamentosa, a single genomic window includes:
- a CDS encoding flavin reductase family protein, with the protein MDTRTFRNAMGKFATGVTVITTDIDGEVHGMTANAFMSVSLNPPLVLISIDEKAKMLSKIKKSGRFSVNILSEEQQEVSMLFAGQSSDKENVSFEKRNGSSVIRESLANIICTVYGSQIAGDHTLFIGEVEDVILRDGKPLAFYEGKYSRLTTPQLT; encoded by the coding sequence ATGGATACTCGTACATTTCGAAATGCAATGGGAAAATTCGCTACAGGCGTTACGGTTATTACAACCGATATAGATGGAGAAGTTCATGGGATGACAGCCAATGCCTTTATGTCTGTTTCGCTTAACCCACCTCTCGTATTAATTTCGATAGATGAAAAAGCAAAAATGCTTTCCAAAATTAAAAAATCAGGGCGTTTTTCCGTTAATATTCTATCCGAAGAACAGCAGGAAGTGTCCATGTTGTTCGCAGGCCAATCAAGTGATAAAGAGAATGTTTCCTTTGAGAAGAGGAATGGGAGTTCAGTTATAAGAGAGTCTTTAGCAAACATTATTTGCACTGTATATGGAAGCCAAATAGCAGGAGATCATACGTTATTTATCGGGGAAGTTGAGGATGTTATCTTGCGTGATGGAAAACCACTTGCTTTTTATGAAGGGAAATATAGTAGACTAACAACCCCACAGCTAACTTAA
- the hpaD gene encoding 3,4-dihydroxyphenylacetate 2,3-dioxygenase, which produces MNFNIIRIARTVLNVKDLNRSKDFYVKALGMIETETKDDCVYLRGLEEHTHHSLVLKKSEKLGVQALGYKVEKEEDLERIEELFKSKGLKTKWVEKGKQHALGRALHVHDVSGIPLEFFCEIEKAERLIQRYDLYSGARIQRIDHVNCAVPDVEKAYDFFINELGFACSEYTTTEENRIWAAWLHRKQTVHDQAFMNGEGPRLHHFAYWLPDPLALIHCCDVLASLGYAENIERGPARHGLSNAFFLYLRDPDGYRIELYNGDYLTSDNDFEPVRWDLNDPRRQTFWGAKAPDSWFNETSPFLDIETNEEISTKQPNLAQRKPEFVI; this is translated from the coding sequence ATGAACTTTAATATTATTCGAATTGCAAGAACTGTACTTAACGTAAAAGATTTGAATCGTTCTAAAGATTTCTATGTGAAAGCTCTAGGGATGATTGAAACAGAAACGAAAGATGATTGTGTATATTTGAGAGGGCTTGAAGAACATACTCATCACAGTTTAGTGTTGAAAAAATCTGAAAAGCTAGGGGTACAAGCACTCGGGTATAAGGTCGAGAAAGAGGAAGATTTAGAGCGTATTGAAGAGCTCTTTAAGTCAAAAGGTTTAAAAACCAAATGGGTAGAAAAAGGGAAACAACATGCCCTTGGGAGAGCATTACATGTGCATGATGTTTCAGGAATTCCACTCGAATTCTTTTGCGAAATTGAAAAAGCAGAACGATTAATCCAGCGCTATGATTTATACAGTGGTGCTCGTATTCAGCGTATTGATCATGTGAATTGCGCCGTTCCGGATGTTGAGAAAGCCTATGATTTTTTCATAAACGAACTTGGTTTTGCTTGTTCAGAATATACAACAACAGAAGAAAATCGTATTTGGGCTGCTTGGTTACATCGTAAGCAAACTGTGCATGATCAGGCATTTATGAATGGAGAAGGTCCAAGACTTCACCATTTTGCGTACTGGCTTCCAGATCCATTAGCTCTAATTCATTGTTGTGATGTTCTTGCTTCACTAGGATATGCTGAAAATATCGAAAGAGGACCTGCTCGTCATGGTTTATCCAATGCATTCTTCCTTTACTTAAGAGATCCAGACGGCTATCGTATTGAACTCTACAATGGAGATTATTTGACAAGCGATAACGACTTTGAACCGGTCCGTTGGGATTTAAATGATCCTAGACGCCAAACATTCTGGGGAGCAAAAGCACCAGATAGCTGGTTTAATGAAACGTCACCTTTTCTAGATATTGAAACAAATGAAGAAATCTCCACAAAACAACCAAACCTTGCACAACGAAAACCAGAGTTTGTGATCTAG
- the hpaB gene encoding 4-hydroxyphenylacetate 3-monooxygenase, oxygenase component, producing MPAKTGKQYIERVDKAKANVWINGEQVTGNVSEHPAFKGVMKTQAALYDMQHDRDKKDYMTYVSPTTGNRIGTSFMQPKTKEDLEMRRKMMQEWARYNNGMMGRSPDYINVGMMAYGAAADMFGKQDEMYAGNMENYLEYCRENDLSLTHTLINPQVNRGVNTAQLPNPYIAARIKEKTSEGVIIKGARLLATQGGITDEIMVFPSTLLKQSEEENPYAYAFSIPNNTPGLKFICRESFDYGKSNFDHPLGSRFEEMDTIVVFDDVVVPWDRVFSLGDVETCNEAYNASNAVVHMTHQVVSKNIAKTEFILGTLQLMAETINIGQYQHIQEKISEVIIGLETMKAYVTASEANAKMDQWGTMTPEFAPLNVARHYFPKLYPRFTEIMQLMGASGLMAIPNEADFHSPIRSDLDKYLQSANGDAYNRVKLYRLAWDICISAFGSRQTLYERFFFGDPVRMASALYNGYDKQEYVDRVKEFLNRSEEVVESK from the coding sequence ATGCCAGCTAAAACAGGAAAACAATATATCGAACGCGTTGATAAGGCAAAAGCAAATGTATGGATTAATGGAGAACAAGTAACAGGAAATGTATCTGAGCATCCAGCTTTTAAAGGCGTGATGAAAACACAGGCAGCGCTATATGATATGCAGCATGATCGGGATAAAAAGGACTATATGACGTACGTTTCACCAACGACAGGAAATCGAATTGGAACTTCGTTTATGCAGCCAAAAACAAAAGAAGATTTAGAGATGCGACGTAAAATGATGCAAGAGTGGGCGAGATACAATAATGGCATGATGGGACGTTCTCCAGACTACATTAATGTTGGCATGATGGCATATGGAGCGGCAGCTGATATGTTCGGAAAACAAGACGAAATGTATGCGGGAAACATGGAAAATTATCTTGAATATTGCCGCGAAAACGATTTGTCTTTAACTCACACTTTAATTAATCCTCAAGTGAACAGAGGAGTGAACACGGCACAGCTCCCAAATCCATACATTGCCGCGAGAATTAAAGAAAAAACATCTGAAGGAGTTATAATCAAAGGAGCGCGTTTACTGGCTACCCAAGGTGGAATCACTGATGAAATTATGGTTTTTCCTTCTACATTATTGAAACAATCAGAAGAAGAAAATCCATATGCCTATGCATTCTCCATTCCTAATAATACCCCTGGGTTAAAATTCATTTGTCGTGAATCATTTGATTATGGTAAATCAAATTTTGATCATCCATTAGGTTCACGTTTTGAAGAAATGGATACGATTGTTGTGTTTGATGATGTAGTCGTACCTTGGGATCGCGTATTTTCTTTAGGAGACGTAGAGACGTGTAATGAGGCTTATAATGCTAGCAATGCTGTTGTTCATATGACCCACCAAGTTGTCTCCAAAAATATTGCGAAAACAGAGTTTATTCTTGGTACCCTTCAACTTATGGCAGAAACAATCAATATTGGACAGTATCAGCATATTCAAGAAAAAATTTCAGAAGTGATTATTGGACTCGAAACAATGAAAGCATATGTAACAGCTTCAGAAGCTAATGCCAAAATGGATCAATGGGGCACAATGACACCGGAGTTTGCCCCGCTAAATGTTGCTCGTCACTATTTCCCGAAATTGTATCCTCGCTTTACTGAAATTATGCAGTTAATGGGAGCAAGCGGGTTAATGGCCATTCCAAATGAAGCAGATTTCCATTCCCCGATTCGCTCGGATCTCGATAAGTATCTTCAATCCGCAAATGGAGACGCTTACAACCGAGTGAAGTTGTATCGTCTTGCATGGGATATATGTATAAGCGCATTTGGTTCACGTCAAACACTTTACGAGCGTTTCTTCTTTGGTGATCCAGTTCGGATGGCAAGTGCCCTTTATAACGGATATGACAAACAAGAGTATGTAGATCGTGTAAAAGAATTTCTAAATCGCTCAGAAGAAGTTGTGGAAAGTAAATAA
- the hpaE gene encoding 5-carboxymethyl-2-hydroxymuconate semialdehyde dehydrogenase, producing MRNETAITPTGMKDVRVEHVKLYIDGEFVETSSKETFENTNPFTNEVINTVSSGQREDINKAVAAAKEAFEGSWGKMKVKNRMEYINRIADLIDEDIEEIAFLESMDTGLPISQTKKMTARAAENFRFYARLVQTKLHGESYPLDDEFINYTLYKPLGPVGLITPWNAPFMLETWKVAPALATGNTVILKPAELSPLTADKLAKIIHKAGLPDGVFNVVHGFGENAGAALVAHQDVKAISFTGETTTGSTIIKNSADTLKKTSMELGGKSPLIVFDDADFDQALDAAVWGIFSFNGERCTANSRVFLHKNIKDRFVKALKERVVNIKIGDPMDPSTQLGPLIEKNHFNKVKRYIEIAKEEGCEVVQGTVPEEVKEGNFVPPTLLLNATNDMKVCQDEIFGPVMAVIEFETEEEVVSLANETRYGLAGYVWTNDIKRAHRVAQAVEAGMLWINAQNVRDLRIPFGGMKDSGIGREGGHYAIFEFYTEPKVIHVAIGNHHIPQFGK from the coding sequence ATGAGGAACGAGACAGCTATTACCCCAACAGGAATGAAAGATGTACGTGTTGAACATGTAAAACTCTATATCGATGGTGAATTCGTAGAAACAAGCTCTAAAGAGACATTTGAAAATACAAATCCATTTACAAATGAAGTCATTAATACTGTGTCATCTGGTCAAAGAGAAGATATAAATAAAGCGGTAGCGGCTGCTAAAGAGGCCTTTGAAGGTTCATGGGGAAAGATGAAAGTCAAAAATCGAATGGAGTATATTAATAGAATTGCAGATTTAATTGATGAGGACATTGAAGAGATTGCTTTCTTAGAATCTATGGATACAGGTCTTCCTATTAGTCAAACAAAAAAAATGACGGCTCGCGCTGCAGAAAATTTTCGCTTCTATGCCCGCCTAGTTCAAACGAAATTACACGGAGAATCATACCCGCTAGATGATGAATTTATTAATTATACATTATATAAGCCGCTTGGACCTGTTGGACTTATTACACCTTGGAATGCTCCATTTATGCTTGAGACTTGGAAAGTAGCACCCGCTCTAGCAACAGGAAACACAGTTATTTTAAAACCTGCAGAGTTATCGCCCCTAACAGCAGATAAGTTAGCTAAAATTATCCATAAAGCTGGGTTACCAGACGGAGTCTTTAACGTCGTACATGGATTTGGAGAGAATGCTGGCGCTGCTCTTGTTGCTCATCAGGATGTAAAAGCTATATCGTTTACAGGGGAAACAACAACAGGTTCAACAATTATAAAAAATTCAGCGGATACATTAAAGAAAACATCTATGGAACTTGGAGGTAAGTCTCCTCTGATTGTCTTTGATGATGCAGACTTTGATCAAGCACTTGATGCAGCTGTTTGGGGAATCTTTTCTTTTAACGGTGAACGCTGCACAGCGAATTCACGCGTGTTTCTTCACAAAAATATAAAAGATAGATTTGTTAAAGCATTAAAAGAACGTGTAGTAAATATTAAAATCGGGGACCCGATGGATCCTTCTACACAGCTTGGACCTTTAATTGAAAAAAACCACTTCAATAAAGTAAAACGCTATATTGAGATTGCGAAAGAAGAAGGTTGTGAAGTTGTTCAAGGAACTGTACCAGAAGAAGTAAAAGAAGGTAACTTTGTTCCACCAACACTTCTATTAAATGCAACAAATGATATGAAAGTATGTCAGGATGAGATTTTCGGACCTGTTATGGCTGTTATTGAATTCGAAACAGAGGAAGAAGTCGTTTCTCTAGCCAATGAGACGAGATATGGTCTAGCTGGATACGTATGGACAAACGATATTAAAAGAGCGCACAGAGTTGCACAAGCAGTTGAAGCAGGCATGCTTTGGATTAATGCACAAAATGTTCGTGATCTTCGCATTCCATTTGGAGGAATGAAAGATAGCGGTATTGGTCGTGAGGGAGGACATTACGCTATTTTTGAATTTTATACCGAACCAAAAGTTATTCATGTAGCTATTGGTAATCATCATATCCCTCAATTTGGAAAGTGA
- the hpaI gene encoding 2,4-dihydroxyhept-2-ene-1,7-dioic acid aldolase has translation MSKFEQSKQKLRGSIAPIITPFTEDGSVDFETLESLINWHIESGSHGISVTGTTGEPSSLTIEERIQVIERAAKAVNGRVPFVPGTGSTNHEETLYLTKRASEIEGVDGVLIIVPYYNKPSQHALYKHFKKVADTVPNLPIIVYNIPGRTSVNLEVKTLAKLNTDCPNIIGVKESNKDFEHVNRVLLECGRDFLLYSGIELLCYPMLAIGGAGYISATANVEPKKVAEVYDAWKEGDVERAANLHYELMPLNDVLFKDTNPAPLKAALGMMGRIKPILRLPMDLPTKELQDEIRAVLQHYVELDKVTAK, from the coding sequence ATGTCAAAATTCGAACAATCAAAACAAAAATTAAGAGGATCAATTGCTCCTATCATTACTCCATTTACTGAAGATGGTTCTGTTGATTTTGAGACTTTAGAATCTCTTATTAATTGGCATATTGAAAGTGGAAGCCATGGTATTTCTGTAACTGGAACGACAGGAGAACCTAGCTCTTTAACAATTGAGGAACGAATTCAGGTGATAGAGCGAGCGGCTAAAGCCGTGAATGGACGGGTTCCTTTTGTACCTGGAACAGGATCTACAAATCATGAAGAAACGCTTTATTTAACCAAAAGAGCTAGTGAGATTGAGGGAGTAGATGGGGTCCTTATTATTGTTCCTTATTACAACAAACCATCTCAACATGCTCTTTACAAACATTTCAAAAAAGTGGCAGACACAGTACCGAACCTTCCGATTATCGTCTACAACATTCCTGGAAGAACATCCGTGAATTTAGAAGTAAAGACACTAGCCAAATTAAATACAGATTGCCCTAATATTATTGGAGTTAAAGAATCAAACAAAGATTTTGAGCATGTTAACCGTGTGTTGTTAGAGTGTGGAAGAGATTTTCTTCTTTATTCAGGTATTGAATTACTTTGCTATCCAATGCTTGCAATTGGCGGAGCTGGTTATATCAGTGCTACAGCAAATGTTGAACCTAAAAAAGTTGCAGAAGTTTATGATGCATGGAAAGAAGGCGATGTAGAGAGAGCTGCAAATCTCCACTATGAGTTAATGCCATTAAATGATGTTCTTTTTAAAGATACGAACCCAGCTCCACTAAAAGCAGCGCTAGGTATGATGGGCCGTATTAAACCTATCCTTCGTTTACCAATGGATTTGCCAACAAAGGAACTTCAAGATGAGATTCGTGCAGTCTTACAGCACTATGTTGAACTTGATAAAGTCACAGCGAAATAA
- a CDS encoding LysR family transcriptional regulator encodes MDLRQLRYFTAIAEEKQITRAAKKLHMAQPPLSHQLKLLEQELGVLLLERNGKEMELTEAGKTLYKRGKDLIEKLEEINIEVQETGEGLRGILAFGTVKTCFSYLSERIRLFREQYPLVTYRVLEGDSYELTKYLQERKIEFAVVRLPVDMDNFSFLPLPKEKFVAIVPEDLEIYSSLSLKEIAQMPLMLLHRIDGTGLYELVIEAFMKNDLTPNIVCECADAAILLSLVKSGSGITLLPESTLSSFPLNGLKIIKVNDCVIESKAAVIWLKDRYISKSAKRLIETFNI; translated from the coding sequence ATGGACTTAAGACAGCTCCGCTACTTTACTGCTATTGCTGAGGAAAAACAAATCACAAGGGCCGCCAAGAAACTACATATGGCACAGCCCCCTCTTAGTCATCAGTTAAAATTGCTTGAACAAGAATTAGGTGTTTTACTATTAGAACGTAACGGAAAAGAAATGGAACTTACAGAAGCCGGAAAAACATTGTATAAACGTGGTAAAGATCTTATCGAAAAGTTAGAGGAAATTAATATAGAAGTTCAAGAAACAGGAGAAGGACTTAGAGGAATATTAGCTTTTGGGACTGTAAAGACATGCTTTTCTTATTTATCAGAAAGAATTCGTCTATTTAGAGAGCAATACCCTTTAGTAACATATAGAGTCCTTGAAGGAGATTCCTATGAACTTACCAAATACCTGCAAGAAAGAAAGATTGAATTTGCAGTTGTTCGCTTGCCGGTAGATATGGATAATTTTTCTTTTCTGCCTCTACCAAAAGAAAAATTTGTAGCCATTGTTCCCGAAGACTTAGAGATTTATTCATCCCTTTCATTAAAAGAGATTGCCCAAATGCCGCTTATGCTATTACACCGTATAGATGGAACAGGGTTGTATGAACTTGTAATTGAGGCCTTTATGAAGAACGATTTAACACCTAACATTGTATGTGAATGTGCAGATGCCGCTATCCTTTTATCTCTTGTAAAATCAGGCTCTGGCATTACCTTACTTCCTGAATCGACCTTATCTTCGTTTCCTTTAAACGGATTGAAAATCATTAAAGTTAATGACTGTGTTATTGAATCAAAAGCAGCTGTGATTTGGCTAAAAGATCGTTACATATCTAAAAGTGCCAAACGTCTTATTGAAACGTTTAATATTTAG
- a CDS encoding class II histone deacetylase, with the protein MGNKTGFICDESYFWHDTGNGALFLSPGGWIEADEHGESPKSKRRVKNLLERSRFIEELHVLKPRPATRKEVEWNHARSYIDRVESLSRTEGGDAGELAIVGRGSYEIALLSAGGVISGIDAVMKGEVKNVYALTRPPGHHAERDKGIGFCLFNNVAIAAHYAKKEYNLKRILIIDWDVHHGNGTESSFYDDPEVLTISLHQEYNFPSNRGDVEDVGEDRGAGFNVNIPLPAGTGNAGYLHAIEKIISPIAEQFKPEIILVAAGQDASVFDPLAQMMVTADGFKKMAVAIKELAQQICGGRLVLCHEGGYSAAYVPICTLKIIEGISGLQSEVREDPYHETIKGLPTNILSPHQKHAIEQVIGVQSPFWKFENLSRV; encoded by the coding sequence ATGGGGAATAAAACAGGGTTTATTTGTGATGAAAGCTATTTTTGGCATGATACAGGAAATGGAGCGCTTTTTTTATCACCAGGTGGATGGATTGAGGCTGATGAACATGGAGAAAGTCCAAAAAGTAAGCGAAGAGTGAAGAATCTTTTAGAGAGAAGTAGATTTATAGAAGAGCTCCACGTTTTAAAGCCTCGTCCCGCTACAAGGAAAGAAGTAGAATGGAATCATGCTCGTTCATACATTGATCGAGTAGAATCCTTAAGTCGGACCGAAGGAGGAGATGCAGGAGAATTAGCCATTGTCGGGAGAGGTTCTTATGAGATAGCGCTGTTATCTGCTGGAGGCGTTATTTCAGGGATTGATGCAGTGATGAAAGGTGAAGTTAAAAATGTATATGCTCTCACAAGACCACCAGGACACCACGCTGAAAGGGATAAAGGTATTGGATTTTGTCTTTTTAATAATGTAGCAATTGCTGCCCATTATGCGAAAAAAGAATATAACTTGAAGAGGATTTTAATTATAGACTGGGATGTTCATCATGGGAATGGGACGGAGAGTTCATTTTATGATGATCCAGAAGTATTAACAATCTCCCTTCATCAAGAATATAATTTTCCGTCTAATCGAGGTGATGTTGAGGATGTTGGGGAAGATAGAGGAGCTGGTTTTAATGTAAATATCCCTCTACCTGCTGGAACAGGAAATGCGGGATATTTACATGCTATAGAGAAAATTATTAGTCCGATAGCAGAACAGTTTAAACCAGAGATTATCCTTGTAGCCGCCGGTCAAGATGCAAGCGTTTTCGATCCTCTAGCACAAATGATGGTAACAGCAGATGGGTTTAAAAAAATGGCTGTTGCGATAAAAGAATTAGCTCAGCAGATTTGTGGGGGACGTTTAGTTCTATGTCATGAAGGAGGTTATAGTGCAGCATATGTGCCAATTTGCACCCTGAAAATTATAGAAGGGATAAGTGGGTTACAAAGTGAGGTAAGAGAAGACCCGTATCATGAAACAATCAAAGGACTTCCCACAAATATTTTATCACCGCACCAAAAGCACGCTATCGAACAAGTAATAGGGGTACAATCTCCATTTTGGAAGTTTGAGAATCTATCGCGAGTATAA
- a CDS encoding aspartate aminotransferase family protein, translating into MQKLSKGSTFTHAELAEIDKKHYLHPTTPPKAHYLSGPPTIFSEGHGVYLKDLQGKERIDGVSMLWNVNLGYGNEELAEAAKQQMLKLSYSSSFSGQSNEPAILLAQKVASMAPGDLNVCFFTSGGSESNDTAFKLARFYWKVKGQPERTKIISLDQSFHGVTVGATSATGIEGFQKFTTSNAPNFLKAAAHAVEAELGDKTDPNYPRSIRGTIEAEGADTIAAVIIEPIQGAGGVRFPPKGYIQAVRKLCDEHGILMIADEVICGFGRTGKMFGVDHWNVVPDFLCVAKGISSGYAHLGAVIMREHVREAFVQSDEMMFHGFTYSGHPVACAVGLKTIEMIDRDNIVENSRMRGEELLRGLQYLEKNHKYVTKVRGLGLLAGIELFRDPESGIPFDPSEHAAAQYTDICMDLGLQLRYFDWKGTNTVALAPPLIITSEQVEEIISRMDQALKRFKEQI; encoded by the coding sequence ATGCAAAAATTATCTAAAGGTTCTACTTTTACACATGCCGAATTAGCAGAGATTGATAAGAAACATTATTTGCACCCAACAACTCCCCCAAAAGCACATTATCTATCAGGTCCCCCTACTATTTTTTCGGAGGGTCATGGAGTGTATCTTAAAGATTTACAAGGTAAAGAACGAATTGATGGGGTGTCTATGCTTTGGAATGTAAATTTAGGATATGGAAATGAGGAGTTAGCCGAAGCGGCTAAACAACAGATGCTAAAACTTTCTTATAGCTCTTCATTTAGTGGACAATCAAATGAACCAGCCATTCTTTTAGCACAAAAAGTGGCTTCAATGGCGCCTGGGGACTTGAATGTTTGCTTCTTTACATCAGGAGGCTCAGAATCTAATGATACAGCTTTCAAGTTGGCTCGTTTCTATTGGAAAGTGAAAGGACAGCCAGAGCGTACAAAGATTATTTCCTTAGATCAATCATTCCATGGGGTTACAGTAGGTGCTACAAGTGCTACGGGGATCGAAGGATTTCAAAAGTTTACAACTTCCAATGCTCCAAACTTTCTTAAAGCAGCAGCTCATGCAGTAGAAGCTGAACTTGGAGATAAAACTGATCCAAACTATCCACGCTCTATTAGAGGAACAATAGAAGCAGAGGGGGCAGATACCATTGCTGCTGTGATTATCGAACCAATTCAAGGAGCAGGAGGAGTAAGATTTCCTCCTAAAGGATATATTCAAGCAGTACGTAAACTTTGTGATGAACATGGTATCTTAATGATTGCTGACGAAGTAATCTGCGGATTTGGACGTACTGGAAAAATGTTTGGTGTGGATCATTGGAACGTAGTACCAGATTTTCTTTGTGTAGCAAAAGGAATTTCAAGTGGATATGCTCATCTTGGAGCCGTAATTATGAGAGAGCATGTTAGGGAAGCGTTTGTGCAATCTGATGAGATGATGTTTCACGGATTCACATATAGCGGCCATCCTGTTGCCTGTGCAGTCGGATTAAAAACGATTGAAATGATTGATAGAGACAACATTGTGGAAAATAGTCGAATGCGTGGTGAAGAGTTATTAAGAGGACTTCAATATTTAGAGAAAAATCATAAATATGTAACAAAAGTAAGAGGGCTTGGCCTTTTAGCAGGGATAGAGCTGTTTAGAGACCCAGAGAGTGGTATTCCATTTGACCCATCAGAACACGCTGCAGCACAATATACAGATATTTGTATGGATCTAGGATTGCAGCTACGTTATTTTGATTGGAAAGGGACAAACACAGTAGCCCTTGCACCACCGCTTATTATTACAAGTGAACAAGTGGAAGAAATCATTAGCAGAATGGATCAAGCACTTAAAAGATTTAAGGAACAAATTTGA
- a CDS encoding APC family permease translates to METEKSVHDIAFRPNKIELNRTLKLRDLVIFGLGFMAPVAAMSLFGIITVVSEGHSVLSYIIGFVAMLFTAYSFGKMVEAYPVAGSTYTYAQHALHPKIGFIAGWGMLLDYLLIPMLTFLISSNFAHALVPSIPVWAWVLIFALPITVVNIMGVEVAAKVNTVLVLLMILAVLVFAISAGHYIVTGNVSLIQFKAIYDSSHFSIGAIISGAAIVIVAYLGFDAITTLAEETSVGGNKIGLAIMFTCVIQTIFYVSVTYLAVIIVGHYTVIKNPDTAFFNILDTIGSLFLQTFITVMIIASGVASALASQSASSRLLLGMGRDNVMPKRFFGYIHPKYKTPVNNILLMSIAGIIGALSLNMQLVSDLVAFGGLLGFAFVNICVINHYYIKNKQRNVVKYVIIPSLGTIVCLYILWGLSTAGKTVGILWLGLGVIYLVVRSSSSKEFKAFLSNKEEATLDGNPK, encoded by the coding sequence TTGGAGACAGAGAAATCAGTACATGACATAGCCTTTCGTCCAAATAAAATTGAACTTAATCGAACACTAAAGTTAAGAGATTTAGTCATCTTCGGTCTAGGATTCATGGCCCCAGTAGCAGCGATGTCCTTATTTGGAATTATAACAGTCGTTTCCGAAGGACATTCAGTGCTTTCTTATATCATTGGATTTGTTGCTATGTTATTTACAGCCTACAGTTTTGGGAAAATGGTAGAAGCATATCCTGTAGCTGGTTCTACTTATACGTATGCACAGCATGCGCTTCATCCTAAGATAGGTTTTATTGCAGGATGGGGAATGCTACTTGATTATCTTTTAATTCCGATGCTTACCTTTCTTATTAGTTCTAATTTTGCACATGCTCTTGTGCCAAGTATTCCGGTGTGGGCATGGGTCCTTATCTTTGCCCTTCCTATTACAGTAGTAAATATAATGGGTGTTGAAGTTGCTGCTAAAGTAAATACAGTATTAGTCCTTTTAATGATTTTAGCTGTTTTAGTTTTTGCCATAAGTGCAGGCCATTATATTGTAACAGGAAATGTATCTCTTATTCAATTTAAGGCGATCTATGATTCCAGTCACTTCTCTATTGGTGCTATTATTAGCGGAGCTGCTATTGTAATCGTTGCTTATCTTGGATTTGACGCAATTACAACTTTAGCAGAAGAAACGAGTGTGGGCGGGAATAAGATTGGACTAGCTATCATGTTCACATGCGTTATTCAAACCATATTTTATGTTTCAGTGACCTATTTAGCTGTAATTATAGTAGGTCATTATACAGTGATTAAAAATCCGGATACAGCCTTTTTTAACATACTCGATACTATTGGTAGTCTATTTCTCCAGACCTTTATTACAGTAATGATTATAGCTTCTGGAGTAGCAAGTGCATTGGCAAGTCAATCAGCTTCAAGTCGCTTACTCTTAGGAATGGGGCGTGATAATGTCATGCCAAAGAGGTTTTTTGGGTATATCCATCCGAAATATAAAACACCGGTTAATAACATTCTTTTAATGTCTATAGCTGGCATCATAGGAGCTCTATCGCTAAATATGCAATTGGTCTCAGATCTTGTCGCATTTGGTGGATTATTAGGGTTTGCCTTTGTCAATATATGTGTGATTAACCATTACTATATAAAAAACAAGCAAAGAAATGTAGTGAAATATGTAATCATTCCATCACTAGGAACCATCGTGTGTCTCTATATTTTATGGGGACTTTCGACAGCTGGGAAAACAGTAGGGATTTTGTGGTTAGGGCTAGGTGTTATTTATCTTGTTGTTCGATCTTCATCCTCAAAAGAATTTAAAGCATTCTTATCTAATAAAGAGGAAGCAACACTTGATGGAAATCCTAAGTGA